A genome region from Gardnerella vaginalis includes the following:
- a CDS encoding ABC transporter ATP-binding protein yields the protein MAEKPKNNSRKISNNPPRALRTILSSLKKYRFLGVLTAVTILVEAAMQIEIPTVMSNLIDFGIMSRSQEAVQYYGLQLLIFAAIAMIAGVISGICCAHSSAGFGKNLRHNMFSRLQSLSFSDLDKFSSGTVVTRMTSDVSNVQFAYQMIIRSGIRSVMIIITAWWFTFSISPAISWVFLSFVPIIGAIGAVGASIVAPAFSRIYRMIDEMNNRVGENLHNIRVVKSYVRSDYEISRFTRISHKIYDYFIKAEYVLNCSIPLFNLCFYSGMLLIAWLASHEIVASGNNPAFGLTTGNLAALVVYALQILFALANLVAVFVMSLTARASMHRISHVLQSRNTEVVSKHPLTKLSDASVRFENVSLRYPQSDNTDESTPAEQEILHDINISIPSGATVGVVGATGSGKSSLVQLIARLYDVTSGALFVGGKDIRDYDSSSLREEVGVVLQKNILFSGTIAENLRWGRAEASDDDLRQACEIACADEFIKDLPDGYNTHIDQGGKNVSGGQRQRLCIARALLRKPKILILDDSMSAVDMKTDSKIRDGLKKFMPDSTQIIVAQRISSIEHADIIVVLKDGRVVAKGSHDELFKSCEIYRNMAVSQEKSRITSATKEEGAK from the coding sequence ATGGCAGAGAAGCCGAAGAACAATTCACGAAAAATTAGCAATAATCCTCCTCGCGCATTGCGTACGATTCTGTCATCTTTAAAAAAGTACCGTTTTCTTGGCGTTTTAACGGCTGTTACTATTCTCGTTGAAGCTGCTATGCAAATTGAGATCCCTACAGTAATGTCAAATCTTATTGATTTTGGTATTATGTCACGTTCTCAAGAAGCTGTGCAATATTATGGTTTGCAATTGCTTATTTTTGCTGCAATTGCAATGATTGCAGGCGTTATTTCTGGTATTTGTTGCGCTCATTCTAGTGCTGGTTTTGGTAAAAATTTACGTCACAACATGTTTTCACGCTTACAAAGTTTAAGTTTTTCTGATTTAGATAAGTTTTCTAGCGGTACTGTTGTTACGCGTATGACTAGTGATGTGTCAAATGTGCAATTTGCTTACCAAATGATTATTCGCTCTGGTATTCGCAGCGTTATGATTATCATCACTGCTTGGTGGTTTACTTTTTCAATTAGCCCTGCTATCTCGTGGGTTTTTCTTTCATTTGTGCCTATTATTGGTGCAATTGGCGCTGTTGGAGCTAGTATAGTTGCTCCAGCATTTTCTCGAATTTATCGAATGATTGACGAGATGAATAATAGAGTTGGCGAGAATTTGCATAATATTCGCGTCGTAAAGTCTTATGTGCGTTCTGATTATGAAATAAGTCGTTTTACGCGTATTTCACATAAAATCTATGATTATTTTATTAAAGCTGAGTATGTGTTAAATTGTAGTATTCCTTTGTTTAACTTATGTTTTTATTCTGGCATGCTACTTATTGCGTGGTTGGCTTCGCACGAAATTGTGGCTTCAGGAAATAATCCTGCTTTTGGTTTAACAACGGGAAATCTTGCTGCATTAGTAGTGTATGCTTTGCAAATTTTGTTTGCTTTAGCGAATTTAGTTGCAGTTTTTGTAATGTCGTTAACAGCTCGAGCTTCGATGCATCGTATTTCACATGTTTTGCAATCTCGAAATACTGAAGTTGTTTCCAAGCATCCACTTACAAAGCTTTCTGACGCTTCTGTGCGTTTTGAAAATGTTTCGTTACGCTATCCTCAATCAGATAATACAGATGAATCCACTCCAGCAGAACAGGAAATTTTACATGATATAAATATATCTATTCCTTCTGGAGCAACTGTTGGCGTTGTTGGTGCAACGGGATCTGGAAAATCAAGTTTAGTGCAATTAATTGCAAGACTTTATGACGTAACTTCTGGTGCTCTTTTTGTAGGCGGAAAAGATATTCGCGATTATGATTCTTCTAGTTTGCGTGAAGAAGTTGGTGTTGTTCTACAAAAAAATATTTTGTTTAGTGGCACAATTGCAGAAAATCTTCGCTGGGGTAGAGCGGAAGCAAGCGATGATGACTTGCGTCAAGCTTGCGAAATTGCTTGTGCTGATGAGTTTATTAAAGATTTACCAGACGGCTACAATACGCATATTGACCAGGGTGGTAAGAATGTTTCCGGTGGCCAACGACAGCGTTTGTGCATTGCGCGCGCACTTTTGAGGAAGCCGAAAATTTTAATCCTCGACGACTCGATGAGTGCGGTTGATATGAAAACGGATAGTAAAATTCGCGATGGCTTGAAAAAGTTTATGCCTGATTCTACGCAAATTATCGTTGCTCAGCGCATATCTTCAATTGAACATGCAGATATTATTGTTGTTCTTAAAGATGGTCGTGTTGTTGCTAAAGGTTCGCATGATGAATTATTTAAGTCTTGTGAAATTTACAGAAATATGGCAGTTTCTCAAGAAAAAAGTCGCATAACTAGCGCAACTAAAGAAGAAGGAGCTAAGTGA
- the nrdG gene encoding anaerobic ribonucleoside-triphosphate reductase activating protein, producing MARISLHDFAPSDVNRGPWIPTSLSNNPRAGQWSSERMSKGMVADYKRFLMTDGEGIRCSLYVSGCPFHCVECYNESIWDFRAGHPYTQKLEDQIMEDLAQPYVQGLTLLGGEPLLNTGILIPLCERIRSEFGNTKDIWSWTGYTWEELMRPGETPDKLELLRYIDILVDGRYMKNLHDSLLQFRGSSNQRIIDVPKSLENPQNPPVIWEKLHDQERFIPSIYGKDRAVGEGDAS from the coding sequence ATGGCTCGCATAAGTTTACATGATTTTGCTCCATCAGACGTTAACCGTGGACCGTGGATTCCTACCTCTCTTTCTAACAATCCTCGCGCAGGTCAATGGTCTAGTGAGCGCATGAGCAAGGGGATGGTGGCGGATTATAAGCGATTTCTTATGACAGACGGCGAGGGAATCCGCTGTTCGCTTTACGTTTCTGGCTGCCCATTCCACTGCGTTGAATGCTATAACGAGTCGATTTGGGATTTTCGCGCTGGTCACCCTTATACTCAAAAGCTCGAAGACCAAATTATGGAAGATTTAGCGCAACCATATGTACAAGGATTGACGCTTCTTGGCGGTGAGCCGCTGCTTAACACTGGTATATTGATTCCACTATGTGAGCGTATTCGAAGCGAATTCGGTAATACAAAAGATATTTGGAGTTGGACTGGTTACACTTGGGAAGAGCTTATGCGACCAGGCGAGACGCCTGACAAGCTTGAGTTATTGCGATACATTGACATTCTTGTTGACGGGCGATATATGAAGAATCTTCACGATTCGCTATTGCAATTCCGCGGCTCTAGTAATCAGCGAATTATCGACGTGCCAAAGTCGCTGGAAAATCCACAAAATCCGCCTGTAATCTGGGAAAAGCTTCACGATCAAGAGCGTTTTATTCCATCAATCTACGGCAAGGATCGAGCAGTTGGTGAAGGTGACGCTTCGTAA
- the nrdD gene encoding anaerobic ribonucleoside-triphosphate reductase, translating into MQVSGTTLEDMTLESQLSDVDVEMADSISDSDSSKKSRVQVEKRDGRVVDFDQMNIIMAIKAAFKDLRKEVGPQEEQMIRDITDHIEAEIQDRYNGPAKIEDIQTLVEHGLIENHLYEVARCYTSYRLNRDIDRAKATDINEAVNRLVNRDESLVRENANKDSNVYATQRDLLAGAVSKASAFSMLPHAVSNAHMKGDIHFHDADYSPFTCMSNCSLPDFGDMLAKGFALGNAMMDSPKSIGTAATQVTQIIKDIAGAQYGGQTVNRADEMLEPYAKCDYDKNLAMAHAMIPDSTPIEVAKDMIDGLKAQEPKNLHCSDRDPLPADTPFDENLSELDQIREIYAKIMTRKAIYDAMQTMEYQINSNRVSNGQTPFVTVGFGLGTSWFAREIQRAILLNRIRGLGKDRHTAIFPKLVFTIKHGVNADAGDPNYDLKQLALECSTKRMYPDVVFYENIIKITGSFKAPMGCRSFLQGWIDPKTGKDVEDGRMNLGVVTVNVPRIALESHGDVNRFWKLFNERMEVAHQALRFRIMRCKQATPVNAPTLFRYGAFGRLEANESVDQLFRNERATVSLGYIGLYEATSVFFGKDWMQDHSWNEDGKQFALSMVRRMNQLCQQWSKAEGYHYSVYSTPAESLTDRFNRMDRQKFGRIEGVTDHDFYTNSFHYPVWLQPTPMEKLRYEVDFPYLASGGFINYCEFPCLQANPKALEAVWDYAYKIGIGYLGTNTPIDHCFVCGFQGDFEPTKEGFRCPECGNSDPDKCNVTKRTCGYLGNPVQRPMVHGRHEEIAHRVKHMSGETGHVVLNNGESREWYEETK; encoded by the coding sequence ATGCAGGTCTCTGGTACGACTTTAGAAGACATGACTTTAGAATCGCAGCTAAGCGATGTTGATGTAGAAATGGCTGATTCTATCTCTGATAGTGATTCTTCTAAGAAGTCTCGTGTGCAGGTTGAAAAGCGTGATGGTCGCGTTGTCGATTTTGATCAAATGAACATTATTATGGCAATCAAAGCCGCTTTTAAGGACTTGCGCAAAGAAGTCGGTCCTCAAGAAGAGCAGATGATTCGCGATATTACGGACCATATAGAAGCTGAAATTCAGGATCGTTACAATGGACCTGCGAAGATTGAAGATATTCAGACTCTTGTCGAGCATGGTCTTATTGAAAATCACCTTTACGAAGTTGCGCGTTGCTACACAAGCTATCGTCTAAATCGAGATATTGACCGCGCTAAGGCAACCGATATTAACGAAGCAGTAAATCGTCTTGTAAACCGAGATGAGTCGCTTGTTCGCGAAAACGCCAACAAGGATTCCAACGTTTACGCCACTCAGCGCGATCTTCTTGCAGGCGCTGTTTCCAAGGCTTCCGCGTTTTCTATGCTTCCTCATGCAGTTTCTAACGCGCATATGAAGGGTGATATTCACTTCCATGATGCCGATTATTCGCCATTTACGTGCATGAGCAACTGCTCGCTCCCAGACTTTGGTGATATGCTCGCTAAAGGATTTGCTCTTGGTAACGCAATGATGGATAGCCCAAAGTCTATTGGCACCGCCGCAACTCAGGTTACGCAGATTATTAAGGATATTGCAGGCGCACAGTACGGCGGTCAAACAGTTAATCGTGCAGACGAGATGCTTGAGCCTTACGCTAAGTGCGATTACGATAAGAATCTTGCTATGGCTCATGCCATGATTCCTGATTCTACGCCGATCGAAGTTGCCAAAGATATGATTGACGGTTTGAAGGCTCAGGAGCCTAAGAATCTTCATTGTTCGGATAGGGATCCGCTTCCTGCCGACACTCCTTTTGATGAAAACTTGAGTGAGCTTGATCAGATTCGTGAAATCTATGCAAAGATTATGACGCGCAAGGCGATTTACGACGCTATGCAAACTATGGAATATCAGATTAATTCCAACCGCGTTTCTAACGGTCAGACTCCGTTCGTAACTGTTGGATTTGGCTTGGGTACTTCTTGGTTTGCTCGCGAAATTCAGCGCGCTATTTTGCTTAATCGCATTCGTGGATTAGGTAAAGACCGTCATACTGCTATCTTCCCTAAGCTTGTGTTTACTATTAAGCATGGTGTAAACGCAGATGCAGGCGACCCTAACTACGATTTGAAGCAGCTTGCGCTTGAGTGCTCTACTAAGCGCATGTATCCAGACGTTGTGTTCTACGAGAATATTATTAAGATTACTGGCTCCTTTAAGGCTCCTATGGGCTGCCGATCCTTCCTTCAGGGTTGGATTGATCCAAAGACTGGCAAAGATGTGGAAGACGGCCGCATGAATCTTGGCGTTGTAACGGTTAACGTGCCTCGTATTGCGCTGGAGTCTCATGGAGACGTGAACCGATTCTGGAAGCTTTTTAACGAGCGTATGGAAGTGGCTCATCAAGCTCTGCGATTCCGCATTATGCGTTGCAAGCAGGCAACTCCTGTGAATGCTCCAACGCTGTTCCGCTACGGTGCTTTTGGTCGTTTGGAAGCTAATGAGAGCGTGGATCAGCTGTTCCGCAATGAGCGCGCAACAGTGTCTTTGGGCTACATTGGCTTGTATGAGGCTACATCCGTGTTCTTTGGCAAGGATTGGATGCAAGATCACAGTTGGAATGAGGATGGTAAGCAATTTGCGCTTTCTATGGTTCGCCGAATGAATCAGCTTTGCCAGCAGTGGTCAAAGGCTGAAGGCTACCATTATTCCGTTTACTCAACTCCTGCTGAGTCTTTGACGGATCGCTTTAACCGCATGGATCGTCAGAAGTTTGGTCGCATTGAAGGCGTTACCGATCACGACTTCTACACCAATTCCTTCCATTACCCAGTGTGGTTGCAGCCAACTCCTATGGAGAAGCTTCGATACGAGGTTGACTTCCCGTATCTTGCTTCTGGCGGATTTATCAACTACTGTGAGTTCCCGTGCTTGCAGGCAAATCCTAAGGCTTTGGAAGCTGTGTGGGATTATGCTTATAAGATTGGCATTGGCTACTTGGGCACGAATACTCCAATCGATCATTGCTTCGTTTGCGGATTCCAAGGCGATTTTGAGCCGACTAAAGAAGGCTTCCGCTGCCCAGAGTGCGGAAACAGCGACCCAGATAAGTGCAATGTTACTAAGCGCACTTGCGGATACTTGGGCAATCCTGTTCAGCGCCCAATGGTTCATGGACGCCACGAGGAAATCGCTCACCGCGTAAAGCACATGTCGGGCGAAACTGGCCATGTTGTTCTTAATAATGGCGAGTCGCGCGAGTGGTACGAGGAAACCAAGTAG
- a CDS encoding DUF3052 domain-containing protein yields the protein MEQTAFQHAEEFGFQPGDIVQQWLWDDDVDDAICDNIENLTGEDLVDEDYDSSVDGVIIWWRDGDDEDELADTIMDATNMLDDEAPMWVLTPKPGREGSPSSSTVQSAAKTAGMNAATPLTVSEDWNGIRLRAFGKGQSK from the coding sequence GTGGAACAGACAGCTTTTCAACATGCAGAAGAATTTGGCTTCCAACCTGGAGATATCGTACAGCAGTGGCTGTGGGACGATGACGTTGACGATGCAATCTGCGACAATATCGAAAATCTTACTGGAGAAGATCTGGTAGATGAAGATTACGACTCATCTGTTGACGGCGTCATTATTTGGTGGCGCGATGGCGACGATGAGGATGAGTTGGCAGACACGATTATGGATGCCACAAACATGTTAGACGACGAAGCTCCAATGTGGGTTCTAACGCCTAAGCCTGGTCGCGAAGGCTCTCCAAGCTCCAGCACAGTGCAATCCGCTGCTAAAACAGCTGGCATGAATGCTGCAACTCCTTTAACCGTAAGCGAAGATTGGAACGGAATCCGCTTGCGCGCATTCGGCAAGGGTCAGAGCAAGTAA
- a CDS encoding DEAD/DEAH box helicase — MPHTHYAASAKTQGAKKTISKKSAGKRSAVSQGTNKNFSKKGYKSNRNPFEYQGNRKNNEFNARKARNRKADKARSRAREKALQYEEIAIKEAEQDFGKRDLKKRDFDFDNRNMKKSRDSRHNRHQTSRQQPTTIDTESSIKKNLEITKNSVMIPDTAVESRENYSDDVTFAQLGVPEPLVNVLRADGKNTAFPIQQATLPDSLKGANILGRGRTGSGKTLAFSIPLVARLAENFVDLINSGRTSRKNKNREDSNIPAPHAMILAPTRELVHQIDEVIAPLAAAYGMHTVTIYGGVRYQRQIAPLKQGAQIIVACPGRLEDLLKQGALTLENIEVSVLDEADEMADMGFLPAVTRLLEQTNPNGQRMLFSATLDKQVAAIVNRFLPNAVVHAVDDADSQVDTMTHHVFGVSAGDKYEVLRKLASGKKRSIFFTRTKYQAKNMAKKFISQGIPAVDLQGNLSQNQRDRHLAVFSDGLVRVLVATDVAARGIDISDVALVVQTEPPEDPKSFLHRSGRTARAGESGDVVTLVLPNQKRMAHTMLRRAGIHAKAEDVKPDSPVLQEIVGDLADLQEGWSMPEPEQPKRRGRGRSRGRGRGRGHNDGRGSSRDHGRRRERS; from the coding sequence GTGCCACATACTCATTATGCTGCGTCTGCTAAAACGCAAGGTGCTAAGAAAACTATTAGTAAAAAATCTGCTGGTAAAAGATCTGCTGTAAGCCAGGGAACTAATAAGAATTTTTCTAAAAAAGGCTATAAGTCTAATAGAAACCCATTTGAATATCAGGGAAATCGTAAGAATAACGAATTTAATGCGCGTAAAGCACGTAATCGCAAGGCAGACAAAGCTAGGAGTCGTGCTCGAGAGAAGGCTTTGCAATACGAAGAGATTGCAATTAAAGAAGCTGAACAAGATTTTGGCAAACGTGATTTAAAAAAGCGTGATTTTGATTTTGACAATCGCAATATGAAGAAGAGCAGAGATAGTCGCCACAATAGGCACCAGACAAGTCGCCAGCAACCGACGACTATTGATACTGAGTCTTCAATAAAGAAAAATCTAGAAATTACAAAAAATTCCGTAATGATTCCAGATACAGCTGTGGAATCTCGAGAAAACTATAGTGATGATGTTACTTTTGCACAGCTTGGCGTTCCAGAACCATTGGTTAATGTTTTGCGTGCAGATGGCAAAAACACAGCTTTCCCAATTCAGCAAGCTACTCTGCCAGACTCTTTGAAAGGTGCAAACATACTTGGTAGAGGTCGTACAGGAAGTGGGAAAACTTTAGCGTTTTCTATCCCTCTTGTAGCAAGATTGGCTGAAAACTTTGTTGATTTAATAAATTCTGGTCGTACTTCTAGAAAAAACAAGAATCGCGAAGATAGTAATATTCCAGCACCTCATGCGATGATTTTGGCTCCAACACGAGAACTTGTTCATCAGATTGATGAGGTGATTGCTCCTCTTGCAGCAGCATATGGTATGCATACTGTTACTATTTACGGCGGAGTAAGATATCAGAGGCAAATTGCTCCGTTAAAGCAGGGTGCTCAGATTATAGTAGCGTGCCCAGGGCGATTAGAAGATCTACTAAAGCAGGGCGCGTTAACGCTTGAAAACATAGAAGTCAGTGTTTTAGATGAGGCTGACGAAATGGCTGATATGGGATTCTTGCCAGCTGTAACAAGGCTTTTAGAGCAGACAAATCCTAATGGTCAGAGAATGCTGTTTTCTGCAACTTTGGATAAGCAAGTTGCTGCTATAGTAAATCGCTTCTTGCCGAATGCTGTTGTGCACGCTGTAGATGATGCGGATTCTCAGGTAGATACAATGACTCATCATGTGTTTGGCGTGTCTGCAGGAGATAAGTATGAGGTTCTGCGCAAATTAGCGTCTGGTAAAAAACGCTCTATATTCTTTACTCGCACAAAATACCAAGCTAAGAACATGGCTAAAAAGTTCATTAGTCAGGGTATTCCAGCCGTCGATTTGCAAGGAAATTTGTCTCAGAATCAGAGAGATAGGCACTTGGCTGTGTTTTCTGATGGGCTAGTGCGCGTTCTAGTTGCTACAGATGTTGCGGCTCGAGGCATTGATATTAGCGATGTGGCGCTTGTGGTGCAAACCGAGCCTCCAGAGGATCCAAAATCGTTCTTGCATAGATCTGGGCGTACTGCGCGCGCTGGGGAGTCTGGCGATGTCGTAACTCTTGTGTTGCCGAATCAAAAGCGCATGGCGCACACTATGCTTCGACGCGCTGGAATTCATGCTAAGGCAGAAGACGTTAAGCCAGATTCGCCTGTTTTGCAAGAAATTGTTGGGGATTTGGCGGATTTGCAAGAGGGCTGGAGTATGCCAGAGCCAGAGCAGCCAAAGCGCAGAGGCAGAGGAAGAAGCAGAGGACGCGGTAGAGGAAGAGGACACAATGATGGTCGTGGCAGCAGTCGTGACCATGGTCGCAGGCGTGAGCGCAGCTAA
- a CDS encoding DeoR/GlpR family DNA-binding transcription regulator — translation MISSQRQQLILSRLRTRGAVRITALSKELSVSAMTIRRDIAELSDKGLLKRVHGGAVTTNTLLSEPLFSVKSQMDMGLKDAIASKAVDYVQPGDVIAIGGGTTAYVFAQHLLESRRASGITILTNSIPVAELVQALESKDIEVIVTGGVITRSNSLVGPIADKVVSSLRVNTVFLGTHSVSLPRGFLMPNSLEAATDMALMDIADRTIILTDHTKWTCTSLSLFARFDQVDTVITDDCLDADSQLRTRELVKNLVLAPTIDSLEEE, via the coding sequence ATGATTTCTTCTCAGCGTCAGCAGTTGATTTTAAGCCGTCTTCGCACTAGAGGGGCTGTGCGTATTACTGCTCTTTCTAAAGAGCTAAGTGTTTCGGCAATGACTATTCGTAGGGATATCGCGGAGCTTTCAGACAAAGGTCTTTTAAAAAGAGTTCATGGTGGTGCTGTTACAACTAACACTCTTCTTTCTGAGCCTCTGTTTTCGGTAAAGTCGCAGATGGATATGGGATTAAAGGACGCAATCGCCAGCAAAGCTGTGGATTATGTTCAGCCTGGAGATGTTATAGCTATTGGTGGTGGTACAACTGCTTATGTATTTGCTCAGCATCTACTTGAGTCTCGTAGAGCTTCTGGTATTACGATTTTAACCAATTCGATTCCTGTTGCAGAGCTTGTTCAGGCGCTTGAGTCTAAAGATATTGAGGTTATTGTTACTGGCGGAGTTATTACTAGATCTAATTCTCTGGTTGGTCCTATTGCGGATAAGGTTGTTTCGTCTTTGCGCGTAAACACCGTGTTTTTGGGCACTCATTCCGTGAGTCTACCTCGTGGATTCCTAATGCCTAATTCTCTTGAAGCTGCTACAGATATGGCTTTGATGGATATTGCGGATCGTACGATTATTTTAACAGATCACACTAAATGGACTTGCACATCGCTTTCACTGTTTGCCCGCTTCGACCAAGTGGATACTGTTATTACAGATGATTGTCTGGATGCGGATTCTCAGCTTCGCACGCGTGAGCTTGTTAAAAATTTGGTTCTTGCTCCTACAATAGATTCTTTGGAAGAAGAGTAG
- a CDS encoding MDR family MFS transporter: MTILPRKSWFNKGDDFVSESAKRKPFVNLSKLSHALVGEEAYKNNRLTRAALVSLAILTFITFIGNFAQLQLTAALPTIVREFNISVTTGQWLTFIFQLIMAIMVPLTAFLTRRFSTRQIVITSMILFTLGSVMAWLSNDFIMALAGRTLEAIGTGVMWPVLQITVFSVYPVTRRGMAMGSVGMAMSIAPAIGPTVGGMQTDFNGWRSIFLSLTIIGVISIVLSIFFLHNFGEHDRSAKADFFSVGLSIIGFGGVMFGFTNIESYGISNPLSWLPMVVGACGITWFVIRQLRARVKGKQPLLGISVLKNRYFTIGTACACLTFFAFSSIMVVIPLYIQSDRGFSATMSGLVLLPGAFGMAISQYFGGRMLDRFGVRPVAMAGSLILLFGTVMMSLIDKDTWIWWISIWQFTRQIGMGFLLMPVTTWSLNCLQPSELGDGSAVTNTMRQLWGAIGAPVLVVTMATFTQWHHMLTGVGSADNLAASIFGVQWTLRISAIITAVMALIVIFGVKGDGAGSAHQLARKAIDRMRVLHIPHASEHKDVMHDHTHHQY, translated from the coding sequence GTGACAATATTGCCTAGAAAATCATGGTTTAATAAGGGTGATGATTTTGTTAGTGAGTCTGCCAAACGCAAGCCTTTCGTGAACTTGTCTAAACTTAGTCATGCTCTTGTTGGTGAAGAAGCGTATAAAAACAATCGTCTTACTCGCGCAGCCTTGGTTTCTTTGGCGATTTTAACTTTTATAACTTTTATTGGCAATTTTGCGCAATTGCAGCTCACAGCTGCATTACCTACTATTGTGCGTGAGTTTAACATAAGTGTTACTACGGGACAGTGGCTTACGTTTATTTTTCAGCTGATTATGGCTATTATGGTGCCGCTAACAGCATTTTTGACTAGACGATTTTCTACTCGTCAAATTGTTATTACTTCCATGATTCTTTTTACTCTAGGCTCAGTTATGGCATGGCTGAGTAATGATTTTATTATGGCGTTAGCTGGGCGAACTCTAGAGGCTATTGGCACTGGAGTTATGTGGCCTGTTCTACAGATTACTGTGTTTTCTGTATACCCAGTTACTCGTAGAGGAATGGCTATGGGTAGCGTTGGTATGGCAATGAGTATTGCTCCAGCAATTGGACCAACAGTTGGTGGTATGCAAACTGATTTTAATGGTTGGCGTTCTATATTCTTATCTCTTACAATTATTGGCGTAATTTCTATTGTTCTTTCCATATTTTTCCTACATAATTTCGGTGAACATGATCGCTCTGCCAAAGCAGATTTCTTCTCCGTTGGACTTTCAATTATTGGCTTTGGTGGAGTTATGTTTGGCTTCACAAACATTGAGTCTTATGGCATTTCAAACCCGCTTTCATGGTTGCCTATGGTTGTTGGAGCGTGTGGAATAACATGGTTTGTGATTAGACAATTGCGTGCGCGAGTTAAAGGAAAGCAGCCATTGCTTGGAATAAGCGTGTTGAAGAATCGCTATTTTACGATTGGCACCGCTTGTGCATGTTTAACATTCTTTGCGTTTAGCTCAATTATGGTGGTTATTCCGCTGTATATTCAATCAGATCGTGGTTTTTCAGCTACTATGAGTGGTCTGGTATTGTTGCCTGGCGCGTTTGGAATGGCAATTTCGCAATATTTTGGTGGGCGTATGCTCGATCGTTTTGGTGTGCGACCTGTAGCAATGGCAGGCTCTCTTATTTTGCTTTTTGGCACAGTTATGATGAGTCTTATCGACAAAGACACATGGATTTGGTGGATTTCAATCTGGCAGTTTACGCGACAAATCGGCATGGGATTTTTGCTTATGCCTGTTACAACATGGTCTTTAAATTGCTTGCAACCTAGTGAGTTGGGCGATGGTTCTGCAGTCACTAATACAATGAGACAGCTTTGGGGTGCTATTGGTGCTCCAGTGCTCGTTGTTACTATGGCTACTTTTACTCAGTGGCATCATATGCTTACTGGAGTTGGTTCTGCAGATAATTTGGCAGCCAGCATTTTTGGTGTTCAATGGACTTTGAGAATTAGTGCGATTATTACGGCTGTTATGGCTTTAATTGTGATTTTTGGGGTTAAAGGTGATGGGGCTGGTTCTGCTCATCAGCTTGCGCGTAAGGCGATTGATCGTATGCGCGTTTTGCATATTCCTCATGCGTCGGAGCATAAAGACGTTATGCACGATCACACGCATCATCAGTACTGA
- a CDS encoding G5 domain-containing protein: MTSHRRKTVTLTSLSVRQWARIVAIFVGFVSVVTLGIASRNFYSASKNHSAKPYITAYSATDSANQVSRGTYRNSLKSVKKGATSYITVNINGSHRTVLGTDFTNVKSVLEAGDITLEPNDVVEPALDSKVTESTVITIKRAGAKLETSDEPIAFNTVKKETAALPKGTEKVKDQGAPGVMETSKIVTRAGDKVVSSNVFVSFVKQAPKDKVILVGTGGASVDSDFASSIGTTVPAGEMQEWAHSWLLSNGYSEADFTATVFIISHESGWRVNAMNPSGAYGLPQALPGRKMSSMGADWATNYQTQLRWFWNYCNGRYGSIQGAYRHWLSHRSY; this comes from the coding sequence ATGACAAGTCACCGAAGGAAAACTGTTACACTTACCTCATTGAGTGTTCGTCAGTGGGCAAGAATTGTAGCGATTTTTGTTGGTTTTGTGTCTGTAGTAACTCTTGGTATTGCGTCTAGGAACTTTTATTCGGCATCAAAGAATCATTCTGCGAAGCCTTACATAACTGCTTATTCTGCTACAGATTCCGCTAATCAGGTTTCGCGTGGCACGTATCGTAATTCGCTTAAAAGTGTTAAAAAAGGCGCTACTTCTTACATAACTGTGAATATCAATGGGAGTCATCGTACTGTTCTTGGCACGGATTTTACAAACGTTAAGTCTGTTCTAGAAGCTGGAGATATTACTCTTGAGCCTAATGATGTTGTAGAGCCTGCACTTGATTCCAAGGTAACCGAATCAACGGTTATCACCATTAAGCGTGCAGGCGCAAAGCTTGAAACTTCTGATGAACCGATTGCTTTTAACACGGTTAAGAAGGAAACTGCAGCTCTTCCAAAGGGCACGGAAAAGGTTAAGGATCAGGGTGCTCCTGGCGTGATGGAAACAAGTAAGATTGTTACTCGCGCAGGTGATAAAGTTGTTTCGTCTAACGTTTTTGTATCGTTTGTTAAGCAAGCTCCAAAAGATAAGGTCATTCTTGTTGGCACAGGTGGAGCTAGCGTAGATTCAGATTTTGCATCTTCTATTGGTACTACAGTTCCTGCTGGTGAAATGCAGGAGTGGGCGCATTCTTGGCTTCTTTCTAACGGTTATAGTGAAGCTGATTTTACTGCTACAGTGTTTATTATTTCACATGAATCAGGTTGGCGCGTAAACGCTATGAATCCTTCTGGTGCATACGGTTTGCCTCAGGCTTTGCCTGGAAGAAAGATGTCTTCTATGGGTGCTGACTGGGCGACTAATTATCAGACTCAGCTTCGTTGGTTCTGGAATTATTGCAATGGTCGTTACGGTTCCATTCAGGGTGCTTACAGGCATTGGTTGTCTCATAGAAGCTACTGA